In Microbacterium galbinum, a single window of DNA contains:
- a CDS encoding flagellin N-terminal helical domain-containing protein gives MGLQIATNVSALNSYRNLSSNQNDVSKSLEKLSSGLRINRAADDAAGLAISEGLRSQVNGLNVAARNAQDGISVIQTAEGQLTEVHSILQRVRDLAVQAGNDSNNADSRKAITTEVTQLVDELDRIAESANFNGIQLLDGTAGAAGNGVLSFQVGADGSASSQITVNLGTANIATLAADLRDDILTTADGFANPTVAAATIDTVDAAIKSVSSARADLGAVQNRFESTINSLQVSAENLSAAKSRIADTDMAAEMVKYTAANILQQAGTAMLAQANQSGQGVLQLLR, from the coding sequence ATGGGTCTTCAGATCGCAACCAACGTCAGCGCGCTCAACTCATACCGCAACCTGTCGAGCAACCAGAACGACGTCTCGAAGTCGCTCGAGAAGCTCTCGAGCGGCCTGCGCATCAACCGCGCAGCCGATGACGCCGCCGGCCTCGCCATCTCCGAGGGCCTGCGCTCGCAGGTCAACGGCCTGAACGTCGCAGCCCGCAACGCTCAGGACGGCATCTCGGTCATCCAGACCGCAGAAGGCCAGCTCACCGAGGTCCACTCCATCCTGCAGCGCGTGCGCGACCTCGCGGTGCAGGCCGGTAACGACTCGAACAACGCGGACTCGCGCAAGGCGATCACCACCGAGGTGACGCAGCTCGTGGACGAACTCGACCGCATCGCCGAGAGCGCCAACTTCAACGGCATCCAGCTGCTCGACGGCACCGCCGGCGCGGCGGGCAACGGTGTGCTGAGCTTCCAGGTCGGCGCCGACGGTTCCGCCTCGAGCCAGATCACCGTGAACCTTGGCACGGCGAACATCGCCACGCTGGCGGCAGACCTGCGCGACGACATCCTCACCACTGCGGATGGCTTCGCCAACCCGACCGTCGCCGCCGCGACGATCGACACGGTCGACGCCGCGATCAAGAGCGTCTCGTCGGCCCGCGCCGACCTCGGTGCGGTGCAGAACCGCTTCGAGTCGACGATCAACTCGCTGCAGGTCTCGGCCGAGAACCTCTCGGCGGCCAAGAGCCGCATCGCCGACACCGACATGGCGGCCGAGATGGTCAAGTACACGGCTGCGAACATCCTGCAGCAGGCGGGCACCGCGATGCTCGCGCAGGCGAACCAGTCCGGCCAGGGCGTTCTCCAGCTGCTCCGTTGA
- the fliD gene encoding flagellar filament capping protein FliD — MKLDGLVSGLKTGELIDALMDVSAIPKKLITTKITDRTSIITNLQSLNTSLQALVEKAKTAASATSLAAFTATSSSESVTVNAGPKASAFSTSIVVDAVATAHSVVTAAAGADSWGGAFTLVAADGTRTEIAPAGASPHDLAKAINAAKAGVTATVVPAGTDADGAPLSRIQLNAAETGAENTFTLHRGNGDDLDAGTAIDLGTEPGAAVLTAGADARIRLFAGTSAEQVLTSASNTITVGDDVTVTVTKPSADPVTVTVALDAKAQTATAEAFIKEIAGLLTRIDNGSKATVGAVGEKTTLGVFTGDSTVRNLRTALANAVQHPIDGVSPSSIGISINEKGVLSFDAEKFAQALADDPEKTQELFSGVAGRLEGVADTYSDKYDGLLTQRITGQESEVKTLKTQVERWDVRLEQRRATLERTYSQLEVQLSKLESQSSWLTGQLAALTATKS; from the coding sequence ATGAAACTGGACGGATTGGTCTCCGGACTGAAGACCGGCGAGCTCATCGACGCGCTCATGGACGTGTCGGCGATCCCGAAGAAGCTGATCACCACCAAGATCACCGACCGCACCTCGATCATCACGAACCTGCAGTCGTTGAACACCTCGCTGCAGGCGCTGGTCGAGAAGGCCAAGACCGCGGCGTCCGCCACCTCGCTGGCCGCCTTCACCGCAACGTCGTCGTCCGAGAGCGTCACCGTGAACGCGGGGCCGAAAGCGAGCGCATTCTCGACGAGCATCGTCGTCGACGCCGTCGCCACCGCGCACTCGGTCGTCACCGCAGCTGCGGGCGCGGATTCCTGGGGAGGAGCGTTCACGCTGGTGGCCGCCGACGGCACCCGCACCGAGATCGCGCCCGCCGGTGCATCGCCCCACGATCTCGCCAAAGCCATCAACGCCGCGAAGGCGGGGGTGACGGCGACCGTCGTGCCCGCCGGGACGGATGCCGACGGCGCGCCGCTCTCGCGCATCCAACTGAACGCCGCAGAGACCGGTGCCGAGAACACCTTCACGCTGCACCGCGGCAACGGCGACGATCTCGACGCGGGCACCGCGATCGACCTCGGCACGGAGCCGGGAGCCGCCGTGCTGACGGCCGGTGCCGACGCCCGCATCCGCCTCTTCGCGGGGACCTCGGCCGAGCAGGTGCTGACGAGCGCGAGCAACACGATCACCGTCGGCGACGACGTCACCGTCACGGTCACGAAGCCCAGCGCCGACCCGGTCACGGTCACCGTCGCCCTCGATGCGAAGGCGCAGACGGCCACGGCCGAGGCGTTCATCAAGGAGATCGCCGGTCTCCTCACCCGCATCGACAACGGTTCGAAGGCCACGGTCGGCGCGGTGGGGGAGAAGACCACCCTCGGTGTGTTCACCGGCGACAGCACCGTGCGCAACCTCCGCACAGCCCTGGCCAACGCCGTGCAGCACCCGATCGACGGGGTCTCGCCCTCGAGCATCGGCATCTCGATCAACGAGAAGGGTGTGCTGTCGTTCGACGCCGAGAAGTTCGCCCAGGCACTCGCCGACGATCCCGAGAAGACCCAGGAGCTGTTCTCGGGCGTCGCCGGTCGCCTCGAAGGTGTGGCCGACACCTACTCCGACAAGTACGACGGTCTGCTCACGCAGCGCATCACCGGGCAGGAGTCCGAGGTCAAGACCCTCAAGACGCAGGTCGAGCGGTGGGACGTCCGTCTCGAACAGCGTCGGGCGACCCTGGAGCGCACGTACTCGCAGCTCGAGGTGCAGCTGTCGAAGCTCGAATCCCAGTCGTCGTGGCTCACCGGGCAGCTCGCCGCCCTCACCGCCACCAAGTCCTGA
- the fliS gene encoding flagellar export chaperone FliS has product MPLTSLERAKQQYLEQQVASASPERLLTLLYDRLLVDIDRAGAAQDVEDWAAAGTHLTHAQQIVAELSGSLTDAWDGAADLRAVYTYVTGRLITANIARDRLATAECRELVAPLREAWHQAAAVTSAAAPAPASALG; this is encoded by the coding sequence ATGCCCCTGACATCTCTGGAACGCGCCAAGCAGCAGTACCTCGAGCAGCAGGTCGCCTCGGCCTCGCCCGAGCGTCTGCTCACCCTGCTGTACGACCGTCTGCTCGTCGACATCGATCGAGCCGGTGCCGCGCAGGATGTCGAGGACTGGGCGGCCGCGGGCACCCACCTCACCCACGCCCAGCAGATCGTCGCCGAGTTGAGCGGGTCGCTCACCGACGCCTGGGACGGCGCGGCCGACCTGCGCGCGGTGTACACCTACGTCACCGGTCGCCTGATCACCGCGAACATCGCCCGCGATCGGCTGGCCACGGCGGAGTGCCGCGAACTCGTCGCGCCGCTCCGCGAAGCGTGGCACCAGGCCGCAGCGGTGACCTCGGCCGCGGCTCCCGCCCCGGCATCCGCGCTGGGCTGA
- a CDS encoding flagellar basal body rod protein FlgB, with protein MLESVTSSALISALDGLALRQRSIAENIANVNTPGYQAKRVQFEDELRRAVDGGSGSVAATVERSLEPTRLNGNNVNLDTETLSNIDTVLRFQFASQAIGGQAASITKAIGQASA; from the coding sequence GTGCTCGAATCCGTAACCTCCTCCGCGCTGATCAGCGCGCTCGACGGTCTGGCGCTGCGCCAGCGTTCCATCGCCGAGAACATCGCGAACGTCAACACGCCGGGCTACCAGGCGAAGCGGGTGCAGTTCGAGGACGAGCTGCGTCGCGCGGTCGACGGCGGATCGGGGTCGGTCGCCGCGACCGTCGAGCGCTCGCTCGAGCCCACCCGCCTGAACGGCAACAATGTGAACCTCGACACCGAGACGCTGTCGAACATCGACACCGTGCTCCGGTTCCAGTTCGCCAGCCAGGCGATCGGCGGCCAGGCGGCCTCGATCACCAAGGCGATCGGCCAGGCATCCGCATGA
- a CDS encoding flagellar basal body rod protein FlgC, whose product MTFDAIGIAGTGLNVHRKWLDALSDNIANVNTATPAGEEAFREKFVTVQAGTESPGVFVAGVVESEAEAKLVYDPEHPYANEDGYVQYPNVELGDQMSMLILAQRGYEANAAVVDRAKTTYEAALQIGRN is encoded by the coding sequence ATGACCTTCGACGCGATCGGCATCGCCGGCACCGGACTGAACGTGCACCGCAAATGGCTCGACGCGCTCAGCGACAACATCGCGAACGTCAACACCGCCACACCCGCCGGTGAAGAGGCGTTCCGGGAGAAGTTCGTCACGGTGCAGGCGGGTACCGAGAGCCCGGGCGTCTTCGTCGCCGGGGTCGTCGAATCGGAGGCCGAGGCGAAGCTCGTCTACGACCCCGAGCATCCGTATGCCAACGAGGACGGGTACGTCCAGTACCCGAACGTCGAACTCGGCGACCAGATGAGCATGCTGATCCTCGCCCAGCGCGGCTACGAGGCGAACGCCGCCGTCGTCGACCGCGCCAAGACCACCTACGAGGCCGCCCTGCAGATCGGACGCAACTGA
- the fliE gene encoding flagellar hook-basal body complex protein FliE: MSTPIDAISATGVSPMSALSFESGADGTGSSASAGAFATSMSGAIENLQQLQSTSNELAVQAVTGDLQDIHQAMIASARAGVTLDLVVAIRDRSVSAFNEIMRMQA, from the coding sequence ATGTCGACCCCCATCGACGCGATCTCCGCCACAGGCGTCAGCCCGATGTCGGCACTCAGCTTCGAATCCGGTGCCGACGGCACCGGATCGTCCGCCTCGGCGGGCGCCTTCGCGACCTCGATGTCCGGCGCGATCGAGAACCTGCAGCAGTTGCAGTCGACCTCGAACGAGCTCGCCGTGCAGGCCGTCACCGGTGACCTGCAGGACATCCACCAGGCCATGATCGCCTCCGCCCGCGCCGGCGTGACGCTCGACCTCGTGGTCGCGATCCGTGACCGCAGCGTCTCGGCGTTCAACGAGATCATGCGGATGCAGGCCTGA
- the fliF gene encoding flagellar basal-body MS-ring/collar protein FliF, producing MPKVITNSFERVKLIVSGFSVAQRTIAIIGVALLVMGAVALGAWLTKPQMSPLFTGLSAGDASAVVDQLKSAGVGYELAEGGATILVPDDQVYAQRLAAASAGLPGDTSEGYTLLDKMGVTASEFQQSVTYKRAIEGELASTIGAMDGISTASVQLAIPEESVFVSEQQTPTASVFVKTRNGSTLSDEKIEAIIHLTSASVPGMTPEDVAVTDQNGTVLSAVGSGVAGNSSKQATEHEARVAASVNRMLETIVGPGNATVTVSADVANSTSERMDETYSAPEGDLSASEQTKTETYTGGQGGGTGVLGPDNIAVPNGADGDGAYEFEETSRNNAVNKSTEKTITPAGEVTRQTVSIALNRGTVTGVTAAQIETLVASAAGIDVERGDTIAVEFVEFAGAGANAAQTALAAAEAEQAAQFQQELVRSAIIGGSILLAVIILVVFLSIRLRMKRRIAYTDEGPIEYLATLTESEEQKLKSLKGLQDREALTAPLLPQVSPTLLDVEEEPEREQILVERRRREIDDIARREPQATATALASLMDESTV from the coding sequence ATGCCGAAGGTGATCACGAACTCCTTCGAACGCGTGAAGCTGATCGTCTCGGGCTTCAGCGTCGCTCAGCGCACGATCGCGATCATCGGCGTCGCTCTGCTGGTGATGGGGGCCGTCGCGCTCGGCGCCTGGCTCACCAAGCCGCAGATGAGCCCGCTCTTCACCGGACTCAGCGCCGGCGACGCCTCGGCGGTCGTCGACCAGCTCAAGTCGGCGGGCGTCGGCTACGAGCTCGCCGAGGGCGGCGCCACGATCCTCGTGCCCGATGACCAGGTCTACGCGCAGCGGCTGGCGGCAGCATCCGCCGGCCTCCCGGGCGACACGAGCGAGGGCTACACCCTGCTCGACAAGATGGGCGTCACCGCGAGCGAGTTCCAGCAGTCGGTGACCTACAAGCGCGCGATCGAGGGCGAGCTCGCGAGCACGATCGGCGCGATGGACGGAATCAGCACGGCGTCGGTGCAGCTGGCCATCCCCGAGGAGAGCGTGTTCGTCTCGGAGCAGCAGACCCCCACCGCATCGGTGTTCGTGAAGACCCGCAACGGGTCGACGCTCAGCGACGAGAAGATCGAGGCGATCATCCACCTCACGAGCGCGTCGGTTCCGGGCATGACGCCGGAGGACGTCGCGGTCACCGACCAGAACGGCACGGTGCTCTCGGCCGTCGGCTCGGGCGTGGCCGGCAACTCGTCGAAGCAGGCGACCGAGCACGAGGCCCGGGTGGCGGCGTCGGTGAACCGGATGCTGGAGACGATCGTCGGCCCGGGGAACGCGACCGTGACGGTCTCGGCGGACGTCGCGAACTCGACCTCCGAGCGCATGGACGAGACCTATTCCGCTCCCGAGGGCGATCTGAGCGCCTCGGAGCAGACGAAGACCGAGACCTACACCGGCGGGCAGGGCGGGGGCACCGGTGTGCTCGGCCCCGACAACATCGCGGTGCCCAACGGTGCGGACGGCGACGGCGCGTACGAGTTCGAGGAGACCTCGCGCAACAACGCCGTCAACAAGTCGACCGAGAAGACGATCACCCCCGCCGGCGAGGTGACCCGGCAGACCGTGAGCATCGCGCTCAACCGCGGCACCGTGACCGGCGTGACCGCGGCGCAGATCGAGACCCTCGTCGCCTCGGCCGCCGGCATCGACGTCGAGCGCGGCGACACGATCGCCGTCGAGTTCGTGGAGTTCGCCGGCGCCGGCGCGAACGCCGCGCAGACCGCACTGGCGGCGGCCGAGGCCGAGCAGGCCGCGCAGTTCCAGCAGGAGCTCGTGCGGTCGGCGATCATCGGCGGCTCGATCCTGCTCGCCGTGATCATCCTCGTCGTCTTCCTGTCGATCCGCCTGCGCATGAAGCGTCGCATCGCCTACACCGACGAGGGCCCGATCGAGTACCTCGCGACCCTGACCGAGAGCGAGGAGCAGAAGCTCAAGTCGCTCAAGGGTCTGCAGGACCGCGAGGCCCTGACGGCACCGCTGCTGCCGCAGGTCTCACCGACGCTGCTCGACGTCGAGGAGGAGCCCGAGCGGGAGCAGATCCTCGTCGAGCGTCGTCGCCGTGAGATCGACGACATCGCCCGCCGCGAACCCCAAGCCACCGCTACCGCGCTGGCGAGCCTGATGGACGAGTCGACCGTATGA
- a CDS encoding flagellar motor switch protein FliG, giving the protein MSMQIESPDAPTEQITEAVVAASGQAIAPMSGLRQAAIVLLNMDREASAEVLRLLGEDRSELLAAELTQLGGVDLAATARALAAFTRIATGGSVPSRGGQELATGLLETAFGREKAVGMVGRVMSQGAVSFDFLNAADPAQLATILEGELPTTVAVVLANLRADRAAAVLAALQDPLRTDVAQAIATMGTATQEAISIVADSLRSRTGVFAMRDNHESIGGVQPLVEIISRSDTALEKSLLASLEGRDLALAEDIRSRMVTFADFTRLEDRDAQRVLRGIDLRVLALALKGADEQIALKVTSNMTERNKENLAEEARVLGSVRVRQVDEARAEVVRIIRELEAAEEITISREDEDELIE; this is encoded by the coding sequence ATGAGCATGCAGATCGAATCCCCGGATGCCCCGACCGAGCAGATCACGGAGGCCGTCGTCGCCGCGTCCGGTCAGGCGATCGCTCCGATGAGCGGACTGCGGCAGGCGGCCATCGTGCTCCTGAACATGGACCGCGAGGCGAGCGCCGAGGTGCTCCGTCTTCTCGGCGAGGACCGGTCGGAGCTGCTCGCCGCGGAGCTCACGCAGCTCGGCGGCGTCGATCTCGCCGCCACGGCCCGCGCTCTCGCCGCCTTCACCCGCATCGCGACGGGCGGATCGGTGCCCTCGCGCGGCGGGCAGGAGCTCGCGACCGGACTGCTGGAGACCGCCTTCGGCCGGGAGAAGGCGGTCGGGATGGTCGGCAGGGTGATGTCGCAGGGCGCGGTGTCGTTCGACTTCCTGAACGCGGCCGATCCCGCCCAGCTCGCCACGATCCTCGAGGGAGAGCTGCCGACCACGGTCGCGGTCGTGCTCGCGAACCTGCGGGCGGATCGTGCCGCCGCCGTGCTCGCCGCCCTGCAGGATCCGCTGCGCACCGACGTCGCGCAGGCGATCGCCACGATGGGCACCGCCACGCAGGAGGCCATCTCGATCGTCGCCGACTCCCTGCGCTCGCGCACCGGGGTCTTCGCGATGCGCGACAATCACGAGTCCATCGGCGGCGTGCAGCCCCTGGTCGAGATCATCAGCCGCTCCGACACCGCGCTCGAGAAGTCGCTGCTGGCGAGCCTCGAGGGACGCGACCTCGCCCTGGCCGAGGACATCCGCAGCCGCATGGTGACGTTCGCCGACTTCACGCGTCTCGAGGACCGGGATGCGCAGCGCGTGCTGCGCGGGATCGATCTGCGGGTCCTGGCTCTCGCTCTCAAGGGGGCGGACGAGCAGATCGCTCTCAAGGTCACGAGCAACATGACCGAGCGGAACAAGGAGAACCTCGCCGAGGAAGCACGGGTGCTCGGATCGGTGCGCGTGCGTCAGGTCGACGAGGCGCGGGCCGAGGTCGTGCGCATCATCCGCGAGCTCGAGGCGGCGGAGGAGATCACGATCTCCCGCGAGGACGAGGACGAGCTGATCGAATGA
- a CDS encoding FliH/SctL family protein: MTLSDTAFTPLVVPRVGETPTDVRDEAARARTRGYAEGFAEGRRIALDEARAQRAAEAERLQQERDAQAVRYESALTALDDARSAVVDRVRTTSALSADRIEELAVELAAAILGAELSDPARSAAHALRRALAEMPVDRWTRVAVHPRDGEILRADADAVAALHGVEMIDDASLSPGGAIVQIADGAVDVRVAEALRRASDALSGGDRDDDGDREALA, translated from the coding sequence ATGACGCTCTCCGACACCGCCTTCACCCCGCTCGTCGTGCCGCGCGTGGGGGAGACCCCGACCGACGTGCGCGACGAGGCCGCTCGGGCGCGCACGCGCGGCTATGCGGAAGGGTTCGCGGAGGGGCGCCGGATCGCGCTCGACGAGGCGCGGGCGCAGCGGGCCGCCGAGGCCGAGCGGCTCCAGCAGGAGCGCGATGCGCAGGCGGTGCGGTACGAGAGCGCCCTGACCGCACTCGACGATGCGCGATCGGCGGTGGTGGATCGCGTCCGGACGACCAGCGCTCTCTCGGCGGACCGAATCGAGGAGCTCGCGGTGGAGCTCGCGGCCGCGATCCTCGGCGCGGAGCTGTCGGACCCGGCGCGCTCGGCCGCGCACGCGCTCCGCAGGGCCCTCGCCGAGATGCCCGTGGACCGGTGGACGCGCGTCGCCGTGCATCCACGGGACGGCGAGATCCTGCGCGCGGATGCGGATGCCGTGGCCGCGTTGCACGGCGTCGAGATGATCGACGATGCGTCCCTATCGCCCGGTGGCGCCATCGTGCAGATCGCCGATGGCGCGGTCGACGTGCGCGTCGCGGAGGCACTGCGTCGGGCGAGCGATGCCCTGAGCGGCGGAGACCGCGATGACGATGGCGATCGCGAGGCTCTCGCATGA
- a CDS encoding FliI/YscN family ATPase — MSARTASWERVLQAARPERSGTVKSVLGLGAEVVGIDAAVGDRVRIDVADGRRVDAEVVAVDGGSARCMPLGPLDGITARARVLHTGERLRVPTGRSLLGRVLDGLGRPIDGKGPLGRDTAFAPLDHEAPSILNRQRIDRQLGLGVRVLDTLTPVGTGQRLGLFAGSGVGKSSLMSMIARGSTADVTVIALVGERGREVREFLEDDLGPEGLARSVVVVATSDQPAMVRMRSAFVATRIAEGFRAEGNDVVLMMDSLTRVAMAQREIGLSAGEPPATRGYPPSTFSVLARLLERAGTGPVGSVTGLYTVLVDGDDHNEPIADAARGILDGHVVLDRALAVRGHFPAVDALGSISRVVSKITTSEQRAHAVALRSVLAARRSANDLIDIGAYRPGANPLVDAALANEQAIAAFLTQRMDDLTTTEDSWRLLAALTTEFGGLTP; from the coding sequence ATGAGTGCGCGCACGGCGTCGTGGGAGCGCGTGCTCCAGGCCGCGCGCCCCGAGCGATCGGGCACGGTGAAGTCCGTGCTCGGCCTCGGAGCGGAGGTCGTGGGCATCGATGCCGCGGTCGGCGACCGCGTGCGGATCGACGTGGCGGACGGACGCCGCGTGGATGCCGAGGTCGTCGCCGTCGATGGCGGATCGGCGCGGTGCATGCCGCTCGGACCGCTGGACGGGATCACCGCGCGGGCCCGCGTGCTGCACACCGGCGAGCGCCTGCGCGTGCCGACCGGTCGCTCACTGCTCGGGCGGGTGCTCGACGGTCTCGGCCGCCCGATCGACGGGAAGGGGCCGCTCGGCCGCGACACCGCGTTCGCCCCGCTCGATCACGAGGCTCCGAGCATCCTGAACCGTCAGCGGATCGACCGCCAGCTCGGACTGGGCGTCCGCGTGCTCGACACGCTGACCCCGGTCGGCACGGGACAGCGCCTCGGTCTGTTCGCAGGATCGGGGGTGGGCAAGTCATCGCTGATGTCGATGATCGCCCGCGGCTCGACGGCCGACGTCACCGTGATCGCTCTGGTGGGTGAGCGCGGTCGAGAGGTGCGGGAGTTCCTCGAGGACGACCTCGGGCCCGAGGGCCTGGCGCGTTCGGTGGTGGTCGTCGCGACCTCCGACCAGCCGGCGATGGTGCGCATGCGCTCGGCGTTCGTCGCCACCCGCATCGCCGAGGGCTTCCGGGCGGAGGGGAACGACGTCGTGCTCATGATGGACTCCCTCACGCGTGTCGCGATGGCTCAGCGTGAGATCGGGCTGAGCGCAGGCGAGCCACCGGCGACCCGCGGGTATCCACCGTCGACCTTCTCCGTTCTCGCCCGCCTGCTCGAACGTGCCGGCACGGGGCCGGTCGGATCCGTCACCGGCCTGTACACCGTGCTCGTCGACGGGGACGACCACAACGAGCCGATCGCCGACGCGGCCCGCGGCATCCTCGACGGCCACGTCGTGCTCGACCGCGCCCTCGCGGTGCGCGGCCACTTCCCGGCCGTCGATGCGCTGGGGTCGATCTCGCGCGTCGTCTCGAAGATCACGACCTCCGAGCAGCGCGCGCATGCGGTGGCGCTGCGCAGCGTGCTCGCCGCGCGTCGCAGCGCGAACGACCTCATCGACATCGGTGCGTACCGGCCAGGGGCGAATCCACTGGTCGATGCCGCCCTCGCGAACGAGCAGGCCATCGCCGCGTTCCTGACGCAGCGCATGGACGATCTGACCACAACCGAGGATTCCTGGCGGCTCCTCGCCGCCCTCACCACCGAGTTCGGAGGACTGACGCCATGA
- a CDS encoding flagellar hook-length control protein FliK: MRAGIAAGTASSDPFAALVAGGAAPTGRGTPAETRSFGAALELAERMLDAPTGTDGSVRLAPTVTTELAAAPSAGEHATDATESAPDETSVSAVPVDAVAMISAMAPTPAPTPAPTAVLADAPTVTTFAADDGSTPGTTETASASRSDATADDGIDSTLFAPPTSAAGGEDADAPLDRAAAPARASAAPAPTVSVPSTGPSSAAGPVHGAPRVMTAPTTLTPAPAATRVEASAPPAAAPSAPSSTGASGVTAAAAPAPSTVADPSDRPAGPAAATPSAPVVAPAASASAPAVAVVSPPEPPASARSVATQVSPVVVNIAQRPAGSHQLTMTVSPDTLGPVTVRAHIGQNGDVRVELVGATDAGREALRAIVSDLRRDLAAVLPHANLSLTSSSASSTDAGGSDRFAQPGADPGAGGQAGDRRDSGPVVAPGLRADAPDRRSVPTSALAVAGAGLDTFA, from the coding sequence ATGAGGGCGGGGATCGCCGCGGGAACGGCGTCATCCGACCCGTTCGCCGCGCTCGTCGCCGGGGGCGCGGCCCCGACCGGACGCGGGACGCCCGCGGAGACGAGGTCGTTCGGGGCCGCGCTGGAACTCGCGGAACGGATGCTCGACGCCCCCACCGGCACGGACGGATCGGTGCGCCTCGCGCCGACCGTGACGACGGAGCTCGCGGCCGCTCCGAGTGCCGGAGAGCACGCCACGGATGCGACGGAGTCGGCGCCGGACGAGACATCGGTGAGTGCGGTCCCCGTCGACGCCGTCGCGATGATCAGCGCGATGGCTCCGACTCCGGCTCCGACGCCGGCCCCGACCGCGGTTCTCGCCGATGCGCCGACGGTCACGACGTTCGCCGCCGATGATGGATCGACGCCAGGAACGACGGAGACCGCTTCCGCCTCCCGCTCCGACGCGACGGCCGACGACGGGATCGATTCCACGCTCTTCGCGCCGCCGACGTCGGCGGCGGGGGGAGAGGATGCCGATGCCCCGCTCGACCGCGCCGCAGCTCCCGCTCGCGCATCCGCGGCCCCGGCCCCCACCGTTTCCGTGCCGTCGACGGGCCCGTCGTCCGCCGCTGGGCCGGTGCACGGTGCCCCGCGGGTCATGACTGCTCCGACGACCCTCACTCCCGCGCCTGCCGCGACGCGGGTGGAGGCATCCGCTCCTCCCGCCGCTGCGCCGTCCGCACCATCGTCGACCGGGGCATCCGGGGTCACGGCGGCTGCCGCACCTGCGCCCAGCACCGTCGCAGACCCCTCGGATCGGCCCGCCGGCCCCGCGGCCGCGACGCCGTCCGCCCCGGTCGTCGCACCCGCGGCGAGCGCGTCGGCACCCGCCGTCGCGGTCGTCTCGCCGCCGGAGCCCCCGGCATCCGCCCGATCCGTCGCCACCCAGGTGTCCCCGGTCGTCGTCAACATTGCCCAGCGCCCGGCCGGCAGCCACCAACTCACGATGACGGTGAGCCCCGACACCCTCGGCCCCGTGACCGTGCGGGCGCACATCGGCCAGAACGGGGACGTGCGCGTCGAACTCGTCGGAGCGACCGACGCCGGGCGCGAAGCGCTGCGCGCGATCGTCTCCGATCTGCGTCGTGACCTCGCCGCCGTCCTGCCCCACGCGAACCTCTCGCTCACCTCGTCATCCGCATCGTCGACGGATGCCGGAGGTTCCGATCGGTTCGCGCAGCCCGGAGCCGATCCCGGCGCCGGGGGACAGGCGGGCGACAGGCGCGACAGCGGCCCCGTGGTCGCCCCGGGTCTTCGTGCCGATGCGCCCGATCGACGTTCCGTCCCGACTTCCGCCCTCGCCGTCGCCGGCGCGGGTCTCGACACCTTCGCCTGA
- a CDS encoding flagellar hook capping FlgD N-terminal domain-containing protein, whose protein sequence is MTVDAVSAPTAIHTGSTTDPAARKQVLDGEVFLKLLVTQLTHQDPSSPMDTNEMISQTTQLAMMEQLTALADNGAEAFALDMRQAAAALIGQEASYEDADGKAVTGVVTKVSFDGPVPQVTIGDKTIALDAITGVATPTAPTT, encoded by the coding sequence GTGACCGTCGACGCCGTGAGCGCACCCACCGCGATCCACACCGGAAGCACCACCGATCCCGCCGCCCGAAAGCAGGTGCTCGACGGCGAGGTCTTCCTCAAGCTGCTCGTCACCCAGCTCACCCACCAGGACCCCTCGAGTCCGATGGACACCAACGAGATGATCTCGCAGACCACGCAGCTCGCCATGATGGAGCAGCTCACGGCCCTCGCCGACAACGGCGCCGAGGCCTTCGCACTCGACATGCGCCAGGCCGCCGCCGCCCTCATCGGGCAGGAGGCGAGCTACGAGGACGCCGACGGCAAGGCCGTCACCGGCGTCGTCACGAAGGTCTCGTTCGACGGCCCCGTGCCGCAGGTGACCATCGGCGACAAGACCATCGCACTCGACGCCATCACGGGCGTCGCCACCCCGACCGCACCGACCACCTGA